One window of ANME-2 cluster archaeon genomic DNA carries:
- a CDS encoding AsnC family transcriptional regulator: MAELDELDIKILTLLQEEGRQSFREVAKKTHTSVPTIGSRVERMQQLGIIRRFTIDIDQEKIEGYQSAVLIIDVKPSESQAIVSRLSEMDEVVEISVSSDSDFGIIAKVVGSADDVMRIQNSLTEPGINKARAILIRDVIKKDATNMAASLIKMSCSYCSKEMAEGAVKSKIDDKNYYFCCNTCKSAFMDKYQGFKKKS, translated from the coding sequence ATGGCAGAACTTGACGAACTGGACATAAAAATACTCACTCTTCTCCAGGAGGAGGGAAGGCAGTCTTTCAGGGAGGTCGCCAAAAAAACCCACACCAGTGTACCCACCATTGGCAGCCGCGTCGAGCGCATGCAGCAGCTGGGCATCATCAGGAGATTCACTATTGATATCGACCAGGAAAAGATCGAAGGGTATCAAAGCGCAGTGCTGATCATTGATGTCAAGCCATCAGAGTCACAGGCTATCGTTTCCAGGTTATCCGAAATGGATGAGGTCGTGGAGATTTCCGTATCGTCTGACTCGGATTTCGGCATCATAGCAAAGGTCGTGGGAAGCGCTGACGATGTGATGCGCATCCAGAACTCACTTACCGAACCCGGCATCAATAAAGCGCGGGCCATACTTATCAGGGATGTCATTAAAAAAGATGCCACGAACATGGCAGCTTCATTGATCAAGATGTCCTGTTCCTACTGCAGCAAGGAGATGGCAGAAGGGGCTGTAAAGAGCAAGATCGATGACAAGAACTATTATTTCTGCTGTAACACCTGTAAATCCGCGTTTATGGATAAATACCAGGGGTTCAAGAAAAAATCCTGA